One part of the Ursus arctos isolate Adak ecotype North America unplaced genomic scaffold, UrsArc2.0 scaffold_14, whole genome shotgun sequence genome encodes these proteins:
- the XCR1 gene encoding chemokine XC receptor 1, with protein sequence MEPSGTPESTTSFDYDYQSFLCESKTFTFATFSTTILYLLVFLLSLVGNSLVLWVLVKYESLESLTNVFILNLCLSDLVFSCLLPVWIMAYHWGWVLGDFLCKLLNMIFSISLYSSIFFLTIMTIHRYLSVVRPLSSLRVHTLQCRVLVTTAVWATSILSSIPDAVFHKVFSSGCDYSESKWFLASVYQHNIFFLLSIGIILFCYVEILKTLFRSRSKRRPRTVRLIFTIVAAYFLSWAPYNLVLFLQTLLKLGVIQSCKLSQQLDYALLICRNVAFSHCCFNPVLYVFVGVKFRRHLKSLLRHFWLCRQQAASIPHHSTGAFNYEGPSFY encoded by the coding sequence ATGGAGCCCTCAGGCACCCCAGAGTCCACCACCTCTTTTGATTATGATTATCAGAGCTTTCTGTGTGAGAGCAAGACCTTCACCTTTGCCACCTTCAGCACCACCATCCTGTACTTGCTGGTGTTCCTCCTCAGCCTGGTGGGCAACAGCCTGGTGTTGTGGGTCCTGGTGAAGTATGAGAGCCTGGAATCCCTCACCAATGTCTTCATCCTCAACCTGTGCCTCTCAGATCTGGTGTTCTCCTGCTTGTTGCCAGTGTGGATCATGGCGTACCACtggggctgggtgctgggggaTTTCCTCTGCAAGCTCCTCAACATGATCTTCTCCATCAGCCTCTATAGCAGCATCTTCTTCTTGACCATCATGACCATCCACCGCTACCTGTCAGTGGTGAGGCCCCTCTCATCCCTGCGTGTCCACACCCTCCAGTGCCGTGTGCTGGTGACCACGGCCGTGTGGGCAACCAGCATCCTGTCCTCCATCCCTGATGCTGTCTTCCACAAGGTGTTTTCTTCAGGCTGTGACTACTCAGAAAGCAAGTGGTTCCTAGCCTCGGTCTACCAGCACAACATCTTCTTCCTGCTCTCCATTGGGATTATCCTGTTCTGCTACGTGGAAATTCTCAAGACCCTGTTCCGCTCACGGTCCAAACGGCGGCCCCGTACAGTCAGGCTCATCTTCACCATCGTGGCAGCCTACTTTCTCAGCTGGGCTCCCTACAACCTGGTCCTGTTTCTGCAGACACTTCTGAAACTTGGGGTCATCCAGAGCTGCAAGCTCAGCCAGCAGCTGGATTATGCCTTGCTCATCTGCCGCAACGTTGCCTTCTCCCACTGCTGCTTCAACCCAGTGCTCTACGTTTTTGTTGGGGTCAAGTTCCGCAGACATCTCAAAAGTCTGCTCCGGCACTTCTGGCTCTGCCGGCAGCAAGCAGCCAGCATTCCCCATCACTCCACAGGCGCCTTCAACTACGAGGGTCCCTCCTTCTATTGA